A genome region from Dickeya dadantii NCPPB 898 includes the following:
- a CDS encoding TonB-dependent receptor — translation MKVRALYALTPLFLFAQANAADSTNKNDNEMVVTASRTDTEKKDSPQVVTIITKEQIEQQRQITSDSSQILSNLLPSMAPSRQKMSGSGETFRGRAPLILVDGIPQSNPLRPTGREMHTIDFAMVDRIEVIHGASASNGIGATGGVINIITRRPEPGSFNQHFSVETTSPTKVSSDSMSYKTTYGFSGREEYLDYLFSVSYEDQGLFLDGKDRPIGVDNTQGDLMDSRAYDMMAKVGYWLDNDQRIQFSLNRYQIKGKMNYLGVAGDRNNGIPTTSISGRPVGDAPMNSVWTTSATYDNYNLAGMKLNSLVYYQNYESLFGADNSASFQDIRIAPLNQLYDQSRVTSSRYGSKVALTKDDIWDDYLKATVGFDTLFDTGKQDFWLTKRLYAPQMEYTDLSPFMQFDIQPIDSLKITTGVRYEYARLDIDSFRTVAASTARAPNNSVDVQGGRLSFNKTLYNVGAVWTTPYQPLSLFANYSQGFGIPDVGRTLRGIKTAGQSVSMLPLEPIVTDNVETGFRIQKDPVEFELSYYRSTSKLGERVVDVSGTFQSERQKTRIDGIETSLGYKVNDDHRLKFGYSHIQGWYDSDGNGSLDGKLDGLNIPPDRLTASWSANWTPQWSSFIQANYAFDRIMDNRQQDFNGYLLVDAAVGYKLPKGKINLAVSNLFDKEYITYYSQSAIVNSLRYFSGRGRTVTLGYSVDF, via the coding sequence ATGAAGGTTCGGGCATTATATGCGTTGACGCCATTATTTTTATTTGCACAGGCTAACGCAGCAGATAGCACAAACAAGAATGACAACGAAATGGTGGTGACGGCATCCCGAACGGATACCGAGAAAAAAGATTCGCCTCAGGTCGTAACGATTATTACCAAAGAGCAGATCGAACAACAGCGACAAATTACCAGCGATTCTTCCCAGATATTAAGCAACTTATTGCCGTCAATGGCGCCGAGCCGTCAGAAAATGAGCGGCAGCGGCGAGACCTTCCGCGGTCGCGCGCCGTTGATTCTGGTGGATGGCATTCCGCAGTCCAACCCGCTGCGCCCCACCGGGCGCGAAATGCATACCATCGATTTCGCGATGGTGGATCGCATTGAGGTGATTCATGGCGCCAGCGCCAGCAACGGCATCGGCGCGACCGGCGGGGTGATCAATATTATTACCCGCCGCCCGGAGCCGGGTTCATTCAACCAGCACTTCAGCGTGGAAACCACCTCGCCGACGAAAGTCAGCTCGGACAGCATGAGCTACAAAACCACCTACGGGTTCAGTGGCCGCGAAGAGTATCTGGATTACCTGTTTTCGGTCAGTTACGAAGATCAGGGATTATTCCTGGATGGGAAAGATCGTCCTATCGGGGTTGATAACACCCAGGGCGATCTGATGGATTCCCGTGCCTACGACATGATGGCGAAGGTTGGTTACTGGCTGGATAACGACCAGCGGATACAGTTCAGCCTTAACCGCTATCAGATCAAGGGCAAGATGAACTATTTAGGCGTCGCGGGCGATCGTAATAACGGCATCCCGACCACCTCGATATCCGGGCGTCCGGTCGGCGATGCGCCGATGAACAGCGTCTGGACCACCAGCGCCACCTACGATAACTACAATCTGGCAGGCATGAAGCTGAACTCGCTGGTGTATTACCAAAACTACGAGTCGTTATTCGGTGCCGATAACTCGGCCTCTTTCCAGGATATCCGCATTGCGCCGCTCAATCAGCTATACGATCAGTCACGGGTGACCTCCAGCCGCTACGGCAGCAAAGTGGCGTTAACCAAAGACGATATCTGGGACGATTACCTGAAAGCGACCGTCGGGTTCGATACCCTGTTCGATACCGGCAAACAGGATTTCTGGCTGACCAAGCGCCTGTATGCGCCGCAGATGGAGTACACCGATCTGTCGCCGTTCATGCAGTTCGATATTCAGCCGATCGATTCGCTGAAAATCACCACCGGGGTACGTTACGAGTACGCGCGTCTGGATATCGACAGCTTCCGCACGGTGGCGGCCAGCACCGCGCGTGCGCCTAATAACAGCGTGGATGTGCAGGGCGGGCGCTTGAGTTTCAACAAGACGCTGTACAACGTTGGCGCGGTGTGGACCACGCCTTATCAGCCGCTGAGCCTGTTTGCCAACTACTCGCAGGGCTTCGGTATTCCGGACGTGGGCCGTACGCTGCGCGGCATTAAAACCGCCGGCCAGTCGGTCAGCATGCTGCCGCTGGAACCGATTGTGACGGACAACGTTGAAACCGGCTTCCGCATCCAGAAAGACCCGGTGGAGTTTGAGCTGAGCTACTACCGCTCGACCTCCAAGCTGGGCGAGCGCGTGGTGGATGTGAGCGGCACCTTCCAGAGCGAGCGTCAGAAAACCCGTATCGACGGTATCGAAACCTCATTGGGTTACAAGGTGAATGACGATCACCGTCTGAAATTCGGTTATTCCCACATCCAGGGATGGTATGACAGCGACGGCAACGGCAGCCTGGACGGCAAACTGGACGGGCTGAATATCCCGCCGGATCGCCTGACCGCCAGTTGGTCCGCCAACTGGACGCCGCAGTGGTCTTCGTTTATTCAGGCTAATTACGCCTTTGATCGCATTATGGATAACCGTCAGCAGGACTTTAACGGTTATCTGCTGGTGGATGCCGCCGTCGGTTATAAATTACCGAAAGGTAAAATTAATCTGGCGGTCTCCAACCTGTTTGACAAGGAGTACATCACATATTATTCGCAAAGCGCGATTGTGAACTCCCTGCGTTATTTCTCCGGTCGGGGAAGAACCGTGACATTAGGATACAGCGTTGACTTCTGA
- a CDS encoding IucA/IucC family protein yields MNNRNHDVLSRMISEKAALHGLLNCLIKEFAIPEGYLRYEWPDEMKGIPPGAYFDGADWKGIPMMIGLPDQLQLFVMVDRRDTFGSQHYLSDVYLRQAQGDWQCPDFEPLVARLLAACEHIAGRKNPELYEQILQSQRLVSAIVSHNGRQRADAPLQHYLQSEQGLWFGHPSHPAPKARLWPAHLGQEQWAPEFQARAALHQFEVPVNGLHIGANGLTPQQVLDGFADQQPASPGHAIICMHPVQAQLFMQDARVQQLLRDNVIRDLGQSGRVASPTASIRTWFIDDHDYFIKGSLNVRITNCVRKNAWYELESTVLIDRLFRQLLDQHADTLGGLVAAAEPGVVSWSPAAAGESDSHWFREQTGGILRENFCRRTGADRSIMAGTLFARGVDLQPMIQTFLRTHYGEALDDNALLYWFDDYQTQLLRPVLSLFFNHGVVMEPHLQNSVLVHQQGRPQQVLLRDFEGVKLTDDLGIQYIDDDIHPRVRQSLQYSREQGWNRIMYCLFINHLSEAILALSQGRPQLAPLMWQRVQQQLRAIQRELKQPSPELDALIAGHPVACKTNLKVRLAAEADRQASYVRLPSPWGHAVQHGSESQHDERRHGDVRHEEARHEEVRHGEVQHG; encoded by the coding sequence ATGAACAACCGAAATCATGATGTTTTGTCCAGAATGATAAGCGAAAAAGCAGCCCTGCATGGGTTACTGAATTGTCTTATCAAAGAATTCGCAATACCGGAGGGGTATTTGCGATATGAATGGCCAGACGAAATGAAGGGGATTCCGCCGGGGGCCTATTTTGATGGTGCGGACTGGAAGGGGATTCCGATGATGATCGGCTTGCCCGACCAACTGCAACTATTTGTCATGGTGGACCGCCGCGACACTTTCGGTAGCCAGCATTACCTGTCCGATGTCTACCTGCGTCAGGCGCAGGGCGACTGGCAATGCCCCGATTTCGAACCGCTGGTCGCACGCCTGCTGGCCGCGTGCGAGCACATCGCCGGGAGGAAAAACCCGGAGCTATACGAGCAGATTCTGCAAAGCCAGCGGCTGGTCAGCGCCATTGTCAGCCACAACGGCCGTCAGCGCGCGGATGCGCCGCTACAGCACTATCTGCAAAGCGAACAGGGATTGTGGTTCGGCCACCCCAGCCACCCCGCGCCCAAAGCGCGCCTGTGGCCGGCTCATCTTGGTCAGGAGCAGTGGGCGCCTGAATTTCAGGCCCGCGCGGCGTTGCATCAGTTCGAAGTACCGGTGAACGGGTTGCACATCGGCGCCAACGGCCTGACGCCGCAGCAGGTGCTGGACGGGTTTGCCGACCAGCAACCGGCGTCGCCGGGGCACGCCATCATCTGTATGCACCCGGTGCAGGCGCAGCTGTTTATGCAGGATGCGCGCGTGCAGCAACTGCTGCGTGATAACGTGATCCGCGATCTGGGCCAAAGCGGACGCGTCGCCAGCCCGACAGCCTCTATCCGTACCTGGTTCATCGACGATCACGACTACTTCATCAAAGGTTCGCTGAATGTGCGCATCACCAACTGTGTGCGCAAAAACGCCTGGTATGAACTGGAAAGCACGGTGCTGATCGACCGGTTGTTCCGCCAGTTGCTGGATCAACATGCCGACACGCTGGGCGGGCTGGTCGCCGCCGCCGAACCCGGCGTGGTGAGCTGGAGTCCGGCCGCCGCTGGCGAGTCGGACAGCCACTGGTTCCGTGAACAAACCGGCGGCATTCTGCGTGAGAATTTCTGCCGCCGCACCGGTGCGGATCGCAGCATCATGGCCGGTACGCTGTTTGCCCGCGGCGTGGATTTACAGCCGATGATTCAAACCTTCCTGCGTACGCACTATGGCGAGGCGCTGGATGACAACGCGCTGCTGTACTGGTTCGATGACTACCAAACGCAGTTGCTGCGCCCGGTGCTGTCGCTGTTCTTCAATCACGGCGTGGTGATGGAGCCGCACCTGCAAAACAGCGTGCTGGTACATCAACAGGGGCGGCCACAGCAGGTGCTGCTGCGCGATTTTGAAGGGGTGAAACTGACCGACGATCTCGGCATTCAGTATATCGACGACGATATACATCCACGCGTACGCCAGTCGCTGCAGTACTCGCGCGAGCAGGGCTGGAATCGCATCATGTACTGCCTGTTCATTAATCACCTGTCCGAGGCCATTCTGGCCCTGAGTCAGGGACGCCCGCAACTGGCGCCCTTAATGTGGCAACGGGTACAGCAGCAACTGCGCGCCATTCAGCGTGAACTGAAACAACCGTCGCCGGAGCTGGACGCGCTGATCGCCGGCCATCCGGTGGCGTGCAAAACCAACCTCAAGGTCCGGCTGGCGGCCGAGGCCGATCGTCAGGCCAGCTATGTCCGGTTGCCGTCGCCCTGGGGCCACGCCGTGCAGCACGGCAGCGAGTCGCAGCATGACGAGAGACGGCATGGTGACGTCCGGCACGAAGAAGCCCGGCATGAAGAAGTCCGGCATGGCGAGGTGCAGCATGGTTAA
- the cas8c gene encoding type I-C CRISPR-associated protein Cas8c/Csd1 gives MILHALCQYYQRRQKEADSALPAFGFEQKAIPFVIVLTSDGRFLQFEDTRYLDEAQGKKPQARLFTVAKSIKKTSGVAANLLWDPADYVLGIDKKGNPTRTEQQKACFIRRIQALAAFAPQDNGLQAVLAFYQRYDSLPQPELEQDPLWAEINDTNPLLTFRLVTDADCLVFQRPAVLAAYQHVLADSDKPAGRCLVSGERLPVATLHPSIKGVWGAQSSGASLVSFNLDAFRSFGKEQGANAPISEQATFEYTTALNALLQTHSPNRLQLGETSVVCWASRAHPLESWLPTLFGSSHSDDPDSGVRTVTALFNSVHNGAYCGADGDARFYLLGLSPNAARVAIRFFQEGTVAQFAERLQEWFGDIAIIKPKAVTYPFPPLKALLRACALLNKEENLSPLLAGTTVRAILSGQPLPAALMTALLQRIRAERGDVSYYRASLMKACLNRAFRRQSIKEVSVSLDPEEQRIGYRLGRLFATLEQIQHAANPTINATLCDRYYSSASSTPVAVFHTLMRLHTHHLKKLKTSLQIHYQKCIGEIIDDITAFPPHLNQEQQGLFAIGYYHQRQHFFSQSTSSQGDEQ, from the coding sequence ATGATCCTGCACGCCCTATGCCAGTATTACCAGCGGCGGCAAAAGGAGGCCGACAGCGCCCTGCCGGCCTTTGGCTTTGAGCAAAAAGCCATCCCGTTTGTGATTGTCCTTACCAGTGACGGCCGCTTTTTGCAGTTTGAAGACACCCGTTATCTTGATGAGGCACAAGGGAAAAAGCCGCAGGCGCGCCTATTCACCGTGGCGAAAAGCATCAAAAAAACCTCCGGTGTCGCCGCCAACCTGTTGTGGGACCCGGCGGACTATGTGCTAGGCATCGATAAAAAAGGCAACCCGACGCGCACCGAACAGCAAAAAGCCTGCTTTATTCGCCGGATTCAGGCGCTGGCGGCCTTCGCCCCGCAGGATAACGGCCTTCAGGCGGTGCTGGCGTTTTATCAACGCTACGATAGCCTGCCGCAGCCCGAGCTGGAACAAGACCCGCTGTGGGCGGAAATCAACGACACCAACCCACTGTTAACCTTCCGGCTGGTGACGGATGCCGACTGTCTGGTATTCCAGCGCCCGGCGGTACTGGCGGCGTATCAGCACGTCCTTGCCGACAGCGACAAACCCGCGGGGCGCTGCCTGGTGAGCGGCGAGCGCTTGCCGGTCGCCACCCTGCACCCGTCAATCAAAGGCGTGTGGGGCGCACAATCGTCAGGCGCCAGTCTGGTGTCGTTCAATCTGGATGCGTTTCGCTCGTTTGGCAAAGAACAGGGAGCCAATGCCCCGATTAGCGAACAAGCGACATTTGAATACACCACGGCGCTTAACGCCCTGCTGCAAACCCACAGCCCGAACCGGTTGCAACTTGGCGAAACCTCGGTCGTGTGCTGGGCCAGTCGGGCTCATCCGCTGGAGAGCTGGCTGCCGACGCTGTTCGGCAGCAGTCACAGCGATGACCCGGACAGCGGCGTGCGCACCGTCACGGCACTGTTTAACTCCGTGCATAACGGCGCTTACTGCGGAGCCGACGGCGATGCCCGCTTTTACCTGCTGGGGCTGTCGCCGAATGCCGCGCGCGTCGCCATCCGCTTTTTTCAGGAAGGCACGGTGGCGCAATTCGCCGAACGGCTCCAGGAGTGGTTTGGCGATATCGCCATCATCAAACCCAAAGCGGTGACGTACCCCTTCCCGCCGCTGAAAGCGCTGTTACGTGCCTGCGCGTTGCTGAATAAAGAAGAAAACCTGTCGCCGCTACTGGCCGGCACCACGGTGCGCGCCATTCTGAGCGGCCAGCCGCTGCCAGCCGCCCTGATGACCGCACTGTTACAGCGCATCCGGGCCGAACGGGGCGACGTCAGTTATTACCGTGCATCGCTGATGAAAGCCTGTCTCAACCGGGCTTTTCGTCGTCAATCCATCAAGGAGGTTTCTGTGTCTCTCGACCCGGAAGAACAGCGCATCGGCTACCGGCTTGGCCGGTTGTTCGCTACGCTTGAGCAAATACAACACGCCGCCAACCCCACTATTAACGCCACCCTCTGCGACCGCTATTACAGCAGCGCCAGCAGTACCCCGGTGGCGGTGTTCCACACGCTAATGCGGCTGCATACCCACCATTTGAAAAAGCTCAAAACCTCGCTGCAAATCCATTACCAGAAATGCATCGGCGAGATTATCGACGACATCACCGCTTTCCCCCCTCACCTCAATCAGGAGCAGCAGGGGTTGTTTGCCATCGGTTACTACCATCAGCGTCAGCACTTTTTTTCTCAATCCACATCCAGTCAGGGAGATGAACAATGA
- a CDS encoding diaminobutyrate--2-oxoglutarate transaminase, with product MSETQFAVTDHVQRTNADYLERQGWFESNVRSYPRKLPLVIQKAQGVWVTDVDGNQYLDCLAGAGTLALGHNHPEVVSSIQEFLASGLPMHTLDLTTPLKDAFCETLLAQLPGGENQYCLQFCGPSGADAVEAALKLAKTYTGRGGIISFSGGYHGMTHGALAVTGNTGPKDAVQNLMPGVQFLPYPHEYRCPLGIGGDAGVQALSHYFTAFIEDVERGMSLPAAVIVEAVQGEGGVNPAPASWLQTLREVTRRHGILLIVDEVQAGFARTGTLFAFEQAGIEPDIIVMSKAVGGGLPMAVLGIRREFDVWKPGTHTGTFRGNQMAMATGKTTIDILLRDKLAAQAAARGEWLKQQFTQLQTRFPCLGQVRGRGLMLGIEIVDERQPAQTGGAYPLDAELALAIQQHCFRQGLLLERGGRQGNVVRLLPPLIITEEQCRSVVERFERALIEAVAQIRHP from the coding sequence ATGTCAGAGACACAGTTTGCGGTTACGGATCATGTGCAGAGAACCAATGCAGATTATCTGGAGCGACAGGGATGGTTTGAGTCCAATGTACGTAGTTATCCGCGCAAACTGCCGTTGGTGATCCAGAAAGCGCAAGGCGTGTGGGTGACGGATGTGGATGGCAATCAGTATCTGGATTGCCTGGCGGGTGCCGGTACGCTGGCGCTGGGGCACAATCACCCCGAAGTGGTGAGCAGCATTCAGGAATTTCTGGCGTCGGGCCTGCCGATGCATACGCTGGATCTCACCACGCCGCTGAAAGACGCCTTCTGCGAAACCCTGCTGGCGCAACTGCCCGGCGGCGAAAACCAGTACTGCCTGCAGTTCTGTGGCCCATCGGGAGCGGATGCGGTCGAGGCCGCATTAAAACTGGCGAAAACCTATACCGGCCGCGGGGGCATCATCAGTTTCTCCGGCGGCTACCACGGCATGACGCACGGCGCGCTGGCCGTTACCGGTAATACCGGCCCCAAAGACGCGGTGCAGAATCTGATGCCGGGCGTCCAGTTCCTGCCTTACCCCCATGAGTACCGCTGCCCGCTGGGAATCGGCGGCGACGCGGGCGTACAGGCGCTGAGTCACTATTTCACGGCGTTTATCGAGGATGTCGAGCGCGGTATGTCGTTGCCGGCCGCCGTCATTGTCGAAGCGGTGCAGGGCGAGGGCGGCGTCAACCCGGCGCCGGCCAGTTGGCTGCAAACGCTGCGCGAGGTGACCCGCCGTCACGGCATTCTGCTGATTGTCGATGAAGTGCAGGCCGGGTTTGCCCGCACCGGCACGCTGTTTGCCTTCGAACAGGCCGGCATCGAGCCGGACATCATCGTGATGTCGAAAGCGGTGGGCGGCGGTTTGCCGATGGCGGTGCTGGGCATTCGCCGTGAGTTCGATGTCTGGAAACCGGGCACCCACACCGGTACGTTCCGCGGCAACCAGATGGCGATGGCGACCGGCAAAACCACCATCGACATTCTGCTGCGCGACAAGCTGGCGGCACAGGCGGCTGCTCGCGGCGAATGGCTGAAGCAGCAGTTTACCCAGTTGCAGACGCGTTTCCCCTGTCTGGGACAGGTGCGCGGCCGTGGCCTGATGCTGGGGATTGAGATCGTCGATGAGCGCCAGCCTGCGCAAACCGGCGGCGCTTATCCGCTGGATGCCGAACTGGCGCTCGCCATTCAGCAGCACTGTTTCCGTCAGGGTTTGCTGCTGGAGCGGGGTGGGCGACAGGGCAACGTGGTCAGGCTGCTGCCGCCGCTGATTATTACCGAGGAACAGTGCCGTAGCGTAGTGGAACGATTCGAGCGCGCGTTGATTGAAGCCGTGGCGCAAATCCGTCATCCGTAA
- the cas7c gene encoding type I-C CRISPR-associated protein Cas7/Csd2, with amino-acid sequence MSLNHRYEFVLLFDVKDGNPNGDPDAGNLPRVDAETGQGLVTDVCLKRKIRNYVGLTRNEQPPYEIYVKEKAILNKTHERAYEGIGKSEALNSDKKRKGGNAVDEARQWMCRNFYDVRTFGAVMSIGVNCGQVRGPVQLTFSRSIEPIVALEHAITRCAVATEKEALAQDGDNRTMGRKNTVPYGLYRCHGYISAHLARQTGFSDDDLALLWEALLNMFEHDRSAARGEMNACALYVFQHDCALGNAPARKLFDCLHITRTSDGPARSYADYQVTLDDAALPAGVTLHRLLE; translated from the coding sequence ATGAGCCTTAACCACCGCTATGAATTCGTGCTGTTGTTTGATGTGAAAGACGGCAACCCCAACGGTGACCCGGACGCGGGCAACCTGCCGCGCGTGGATGCCGAAACCGGTCAGGGGCTGGTGACGGATGTGTGCCTGAAACGCAAAATTCGCAACTATGTCGGCCTAACGCGCAACGAGCAGCCGCCGTATGAAATCTACGTCAAAGAAAAGGCGATTTTGAATAAAACCCACGAGCGCGCTTATGAAGGCATCGGCAAAAGCGAGGCGCTAAACAGCGACAAAAAACGCAAAGGCGGCAACGCGGTGGACGAAGCCCGCCAGTGGATGTGCCGCAACTTTTACGATGTGCGCACCTTCGGCGCGGTGATGTCGATCGGGGTTAACTGCGGCCAGGTGCGCGGCCCGGTGCAACTGACCTTCTCGCGATCCATCGAACCGATTGTGGCGCTGGAACACGCCATTACCCGCTGCGCGGTCGCCACCGAAAAAGAAGCCCTGGCCCAAGATGGCGACAACCGCACCATGGGGCGCAAAAACACCGTGCCTTACGGTTTGTACCGCTGTCATGGTTATATTTCAGCCCATCTGGCGCGCCAGACCGGCTTTAGCGACGACGACCTGGCGCTGCTGTGGGAAGCGTTGCTCAACATGTTTGAGCACGACAGATCCGCCGCCCGCGGCGAGATGAATGCCTGCGCGCTGTATGTTTTCCAGCATGACTGCGCACTGGGTAACGCACCGGCGCGCAAGCTGTTCGACTGCCTGCACATCACCCGCACCAGCGACGGCCCGGCGCGCAGCTATGCCGATTACCAGGTCACGCTGGATGACGCCGCCCTGCCCGCCGGTGTGACCTTGCACCGCCTGCTGGAGTAA
- a CDS encoding CRISPR-associated endonuclease Cas3'', whose product MAERLPFIAHVKRNNDGDWNTPHYLDEHLRDVAELAAAIAPATLSDWARLAGRWHDLGKYRPPFQDYLRKASGYDAENAHIEQAPGRVSHSIAGARYAITALGNGLGHILAYAISGHHAGLPNGRGDAGSLYNRLTTGDEEYQQAREQAIPADILQAIPVSLPPLSEENIALWLRMLFSCLVDADFLDTERYMSPENAARREKTASLTLASLQPRYQSHMHALAGRNPQSPLYQLRQSILDETRQAASLPPGLFSLTVPTGGGKTLASLGFALDHALRHGKKRIIYAIPYTSIIEQNAAVFRQALGDDAVVEHHCNLDNSDDARARLACENWDAPIIVTTNVQLFESLHAARTSRCRKLHNLADSVIILDEAQQLPRDFHAPITQVMQQLTELFGVSWVLCTATQPVLEAQRNPFGQLLMPGLTQVREIIARPTQLADALRRVEVRFSLTPCDWRTLAADLAAQPCVLCIVNTRADARTLYQLLADDPDVLHLSAQMCAEHRSQVITQIKQRLEARQQGDNRPLRVISTPLVEAGVDLDFPTVWRAIAGLDAIAQAAGRCNREGQLTRRGIVQVFMPPALPPAGALRQAAQCTLEMVNACLLTDPLSPEAFYDYFTRFNSKGERDRHGIGRLLRAEPDSDIGLSICFRDAAEKFRLIDDTSVAVIVPWQPDDEEPSPVEYWLQCLESDAGAHWVYRKLQRYSVTLPQTLAVRLQALGALQPRAGLLVLLDSHYCRNTGVKLPEALLSAEDSVI is encoded by the coding sequence ATGGCAGAAAGACTTCCGTTTATTGCGCATGTCAAAAGAAATAACGACGGTGACTGGAACACGCCCCATTATCTTGATGAACATTTGCGGGATGTCGCAGAATTGGCCGCCGCCATTGCACCCGCGACATTATCGGACTGGGCAAGGCTTGCCGGGCGATGGCACGATCTGGGTAAATACCGCCCGCCTTTTCAGGACTATTTGCGTAAGGCCTCAGGTTATGACGCTGAAAACGCCCACATTGAACAAGCGCCCGGACGCGTAAGCCACTCGATTGCCGGTGCCCGCTATGCCATCACCGCGTTAGGCAACGGCCTTGGGCATATTCTGGCTTACGCTATTAGCGGTCATCACGCCGGTTTGCCCAATGGCAGAGGCGATGCCGGTTCTTTATATAATCGCTTAACCACCGGTGACGAGGAGTATCAGCAGGCTCGCGAACAGGCGATTCCAGCGGATATTTTGCAAGCAATACCGGTTAGCCTGCCGCCCCTCTCGGAAGAAAACATCGCGCTATGGCTGCGAATGCTGTTCTCCTGCCTGGTGGATGCCGACTTTCTCGATACCGAGCGCTATATGTCGCCTGAGAACGCCGCGCGGCGCGAAAAAACCGCATCGCTGACACTGGCATCGCTGCAGCCGCGCTATCAAAGCCATATGCACGCCCTTGCCGGCCGTAACCCACAGTCACCGCTGTATCAACTGCGCCAGTCCATTCTTGACGAAACCCGGCAGGCGGCAAGTCTTCCGCCCGGCCTGTTTAGCCTGACAGTGCCGACCGGCGGCGGCAAGACGCTGGCAAGCCTCGGCTTTGCGCTCGATCACGCGCTGCGTCACGGCAAAAAACGTATTATTTACGCCATTCCCTACACCAGCATTATCGAGCAAAACGCCGCGGTGTTTCGTCAGGCTCTCGGGGATGATGCGGTCGTTGAGCACCACTGCAACCTTGATAACAGTGACGATGCCCGCGCCCGGCTGGCGTGTGAAAACTGGGATGCACCGATTATCGTCACCACCAATGTGCAGTTGTTCGAATCACTCCATGCAGCCCGAACCAGTCGCTGCCGTAAACTGCACAACCTCGCTGACAGCGTGATCATTTTGGATGAGGCGCAGCAGCTGCCGCGCGACTTTCACGCCCCGATTACGCAGGTGATGCAACAACTCACCGAACTGTTTGGCGTGAGTTGGGTGCTCTGCACCGCCACACAGCCGGTACTGGAGGCCCAGCGCAATCCGTTTGGGCAATTACTGATGCCGGGGTTGACGCAGGTGCGTGAAATCATCGCCCGGCCCACGCAGCTTGCCGACGCACTGCGCCGGGTTGAGGTGCGCTTTTCTCTGACGCCCTGCGACTGGCGAACATTAGCCGCCGATCTTGCCGCACAACCCTGTGTGCTGTGTATCGTCAATACCCGTGCCGATGCGCGCACTCTGTATCAACTACTGGCCGATGACCCGGACGTCTTGCATCTCTCCGCGCAAATGTGTGCGGAACATCGCAGCCAGGTGATTACACAGATAAAACAGCGGCTGGAAGCCCGTCAACAGGGCGATAACCGCCCGTTACGGGTGATAAGCACCCCGTTGGTTGAAGCCGGCGTCGATCTCGATTTTCCGACGGTGTGGCGCGCCATCGCCGGACTCGATGCCATCGCTCAGGCGGCAGGTCGCTGCAACCGCGAGGGTCAACTGACCCGGCGCGGTATCGTGCAGGTATTTATGCCGCCTGCACTGCCGCCCGCCGGGGCATTGCGTCAGGCCGCCCAGTGCACGCTGGAGATGGTGAATGCCTGTCTGCTGACCGACCCACTCTCTCCGGAGGCGTTTTATGATTACTTCACCCGGTTTAACAGCAAAGGCGAGCGTGACCGCCACGGCATTGGTCGCCTGCTGCGCGCGGAACCTGATTCAGACATCGGGCTGTCTATCTGTTTTCGTGACGCAGCGGAGAAATTTCGCCTGATTGACGACACCAGCGTGGCGGTGATTGTGCCCTGGCAGCCGGACGACGAGGAACCAAGCCCGGTCGAGTATTGGCTGCAATGCCTTGAAAGCGACGCCGGCGCCCATTGGGTTTATCGCAAATTGCAACGCTATAGCGTGACCTTACCGCAAACGCTGGCGGTGCGGCTGCAAGCCCTTGGCGCATTGCAGCCTCGCGCCGGGCTGCTGGTGTTATTAGACAGCCACTATTGCCGCAATACCGGCGTAAAACTGCCGGAGGCACTGCTATCGGCTGAGGATTCAGTGATTTAA
- the cas5c gene encoding type I-C CRISPR-associated protein Cas5c, protein MPFCLDVQGEFACFTRPEMKVERVSYDVMTPSAARSIFEAILWKPAIAWRVTRIEVINPIRWINLRRNEVGSVISSRVVTSAMKAGSGSLGLYIEDDRQQRAGLFLRDVHYRLHGEFTLTAQAGSGDNAGKFAEMFRRRAQKGQCINQPYLGCREFAADVMLIDDDTPQPPALAQDRELGWMLYDMDYRQAQNPTPRFFHANMTQGVIDIPAPDSPEVVA, encoded by the coding sequence ATGCCATTTTGTCTGGATGTGCAGGGCGAGTTTGCATGTTTTACCCGCCCGGAAATGAAGGTGGAGCGCGTCAGTTATGATGTGATGACCCCCTCGGCCGCACGTAGTATTTTTGAAGCTATTTTATGGAAACCAGCCATCGCCTGGCGGGTGACGCGTATTGAGGTCATCAACCCAATTCGCTGGATAAACCTGCGTCGCAACGAAGTCGGCTCGGTTATCTCCAGCCGGGTGGTGACCAGTGCGATGAAGGCGGGCAGCGGCTCGCTGGGGCTCTACATTGAAGATGACCGCCAACAACGCGCCGGCTTGTTTTTACGTGATGTGCACTACCGTCTGCACGGCGAATTCACCCTGACGGCGCAGGCAGGCAGCGGCGATAACGCCGGGAAATTTGCCGAGATGTTCCGCCGCCGGGCGCAAAAAGGGCAATGCATCAATCAGCCGTATCTGGGTTGCCGCGAATTCGCCGCTGATGTGATGCTGATTGACGACGACACGCCGCAACCACCGGCACTGGCACAAGACCGCGAACTCGGCTGGATGCTCTACGACATGGATTACCGGCAGGCGCAAAACCCGACCCCGCGCTTTTTCCATGCCAACATGACCCAGGGCGTGATTGATATTCCCGCGCCAGACAGCCCCGAGGTGGTCGCATGA